The following is a genomic window from Rhodobium gokarnense.
GCGAGCCGTCGGCCATGCCCGGCAGCCGGCAGGTGAGCTCCGGGTCGTCGGCAAGGACGGTGCCGATGCCGACGGCGATGGCGTCGTGCTCGGCCCGCATCAGGTGGACGCGGGCGCGGGCTTCCGGCCCGGTGATGGCGACCTGCCCCTCCCCCTTGCGGCCGATCATGCCGTCGGCGGAGACGGCGAGCTTCAGCGTCACCAGGGGCCGGCCTTCGGTCACCTTCAGGATATGGCCGCGGACGATTTCGCGGGCCTCGGCCCCGCCGATACCGACGGCAACCGAAACACCGGCAGCTTCCAGCGCGCGGTGCCCGCCCCCGGCGACCTCCGGGTTCGGGTCCTCCATAGCGCTGACGAGGCGGGCGATGCCGGCGGCCTTCAGGGCATCGGAACAGGGCGGCGACTTGCCGTGGTGGGAACAGGGCTCAAGCGTCACGTAGCAGGTGGCGCCGCGGGCCGCGGTGCCCGCCTCGGCAAGGGCGACGATCTCGGCATGGGGACGGCCGCCGGCAGCCGTGACGCCTCTGCCGACGACGACCGGGCCGTCCTCGGTTTCCGCCACGATGATCGCGGCCACCGACGGGTTCGGCCAGGTGCGGCCGAGGCCGCGGCGGGCAAGGCCGAGGGCCGCCGCCATGAAGCGGCGGTCGCGCTCCGCGTCGGGCCGGGTTACGGCAGGTGGCATCGAGGCGCCAGGCGCTGCCGCGTCAGTCGTCGGCCTTGTCAGCGTCGTCATGTCCCTCACCGGAGAGCTCTCCGAGGAAGGCCTCGAAGTCCCTGGCCTCGCGGAAATCCCGGTAGACCGAGGCAAAGCGCACATAGCCGACGTCGTCGATGCTCTTCAGCGCATCCATGACGAGGAGGCCGATGTCCTTGGCGTTGACCTCGCTCTCGCCGGAGCTTTCGAGCTGACGCACGATGCCGGAGACCATGCGTTCGATATGGTCCGCATCGACGGGACGCTTGCGGAGCGCCACCTGGACCGAGCGCAACAGCTTCTCGCGCTCGAACGGGACCTTGCGGCCGGAGCTCTTGACCACCGTCAGCTCGCGCAACTGCACGCGCTCGAAGGTGGTGAAACGGCCGCCGCAGGTCGCGCAGACCCGGCGGCGGCGGATCGCGGTGTTGTCCTCCGTCGGCCGGGAATCCTTCACCTGGGTGTCGTCGCCGGCGCAGAACGGGCACCGCATCGCGTCAACCCTGGTAGATCGGGAAGCGGCCGGTCAATGCCTTGACCCGCTCGCGAACGGCCGCCTCGACGGCGCCGTTACCGTCCTCGCCGTTCTCCTTCAGGCCCTTCAGGACCTCGATGATCATCTCGCCGACCTGTTTGAATTCCTCGGTGCCGAAGCCGCGGGTGGTGGCGGCCGGCGAGCCGAGGCGCACGCCGGAGGTGATCGTCGGCTTTTCCGGATCGAACGGCACGCCGTTCTTGTTGCAGGTGATGTAGGCCCGGCCCATGGCGGCTTCCGCAGCCTTGCCGGAGAGACCCATGGGGCGCAGGTCGACCAGCACCACATGGGTGTCGGTGCCGCCGGAGACGATGTCGAGGCCGTTGGCCGACAGCGTCTCGGCAAGCATCGCCGCGTTGTCGACGACGGCGCGGGCATAGGCCTTGAAGTCGTCGGAAAGCGCCTCGCCAAAGGCCACCGCCTTTGCCGCGATGACATGCATCAGCGGACCGCCCTGGAGGCCCGGGAACACCGCGGAATTCACCTTCTTGGCGATGTCCGCATCGTTGGTCAGGACGGCACCGCCGCGCGGCCCGCGCAGGGTCTTGTGGGTGGTGGTCGTCACGATATGGGCATGCGGGATCGGGCTCGGATGGGCGCCGCCGGCAACGAGGCCGGCAAAGTGCGCCATGTCGACCATGAAATAGGCGCCGACCTCATCGGCGATCGCGCGGAAGCGGGCGAAGTCGATGTGGCGCGGATAGGCCGAGCCGCCGGCGATGATGATCTGCGGCTTGTGCTCGCGGGCGAGCGCCTCGACCTCGTCGAAGTCGATGCGGTGGTCCTGGCGGCGCACCCCGTACTGGACCGCGTTGAACCACTTGCCGGACTGATTCGGGCGGGCGCCGTGGGTCAGGTGGCCGCCGGCATCGAGGCTCATGCCGAGGATGGTGTCGCCCGGCTTGGCGAGCGCCATGAAGGCGGCCTGGTTTGCCTGGCTTCCGGAATTCGGCTGGACGTTGGCGAACTCGCAGGAGAACAGCTTGGTCAGGCGCTCGATGGCGAGGTTTTCCGCCACGTCGACGTGCTCGCAGCCGCCATAATAGCGCCGGCCCGGATAGCCCTCGGCGTATTTGTTGGTCATCACCGAGCCCTGCGCCTCCAGCACGGCGCGCGAGACGATGTTTTCCGAGGCGATGAGCTCGATCTCGTGTTGCTGGCGGCCCAATTCGTCGGCGATCGCGGCGGCAATCGCCGGGTCGGCCTCGGCCAGGGGCGTGGCAAACATGTCCTCATTGGCCGGCGCGGCGGCCGGGGTCTCTGTTTTCAGCATCTTGGTCCTGATCTCGCCTGTTGAGCCTTCAAAAGAATCGGCTGCCCTCGCGCTTGCGATCTGCGAACGGCGCGCGCGAAGCCTCGCCCCGCGCATAGCACAAGATGCGGAGCGGCACCAAGGGATATGGCAGCGGGCGGGGATCAGACTCTAGATATATGTCTTGGGGGGAACGCCGGGCGCCGGGTCCGCGTCGTCCGAGTGCGTGGCCTCAAGGCGCCGGCGGAGCTTCGCCATGGCGATGCGCTCCAGTTCGGCCTGGGAGGTCGACGCCGGGCCGAAGATGACGACCTCGGTCCCGGTCTCCTCGTCGATGGCGGCGACCCGGACCTGCCGGCCGACGGGAATGAACTCGAAATAGACCGTGCGGCCGCTGCTGCGGCGGCGGCCGGTCATGCCGCCGCCCGCCGCTTCAAGGCGCGGCTGCGCCCGTCAGTTCTGGTTCTGGGCGAGATTCCCGGCGCCATCACGATTGTAGACGTCGTCGCGGAAGTTAACGATGCCGTCGGCGGTGGCCCAGGCGGTGATGTAGGTGGTGTAGATCGGCACCGGATGCTTGATGCGCACGTCGATGCGCTCGCCGGAACGGATCACCTCGTCGACGCGGGCGCGGTCCCAGTCAGGCGTCGTCTCCAGGAGCCAGCCGATCAACTCGCGCACGTTCTGGACACGCACGCAGCCCGACGAGTGGAAACGCCGGTCGGTGCCGAACAGGGTCTTGGCCGGCGTGTCGTGCAGATAGACCGAGTGCTTGTTGTAGAAATTGATCTTCACCGAGCCCATGGAGTTGATGGCGCCCGGATCCTGGCGGAAGCGGTAGTTGACCGCCTCGTCGGTGTGCCAGTTGATCTGCTCGGCGGTCAGCTCGTTGCCGGACTGGTCGTAGATCCGGATCTTGTTGTCCGCGAGATAGGTCGGATCCTGGTTCATCTTCGGAATCAGGTCCTTGCGGATGATGCTCTCCGGCACGTGCCAGTAGGGATTGAAGTTGAGCTCGTGGATCTTGGAGGCCAGCAGCGGCGTCTGGCGGTCGATCTTGCCGACGACGGCGGTGTGGCGCGAATGGACGCGGCCGTTCTCCACCGCCTCGATCTCGGCGGCCGGGATGTTGACCATCACGTAGCGGTCGCCGAGGAAGCCGGACATGGAACGCACGCGGATGAGATTGGTCTCAAGCTGGTGCAGGCGCACGGCAACGGGCACGTTGAGGGCGGCCAGCGTGTAATTGCCGACGACACCGTCGGGCTGGAAGCCGTGGCGAAGCTGGAACCGGCGCACGGCAAAGGCAACGTAGGAGTCATAGGTGTCCGAGAGGCCGGCGCTCTGCTCCAGGTCGCCGGTCACCATCAGGCGCTTGCGCAGGGTGACGACGCGGCGGTCGCGGGCGCCGATGCGCAGCTTGCTGCCGCCGGGCACCCGGGGCCAGCCGCCGCGCGCGGAAATCTGGGCGTATTTCTGGATCGCCTGCTCGATATAGGCGGCCGTCTCCGGCGACAGGGTCGGCTGGTCGGACTTGACCGCCGTCTGGTCGCGGATGGTGGCGTCGAACCGGTCGGACCACTCGCTCTGGCGCTTGTACTCCATCAGCACATTGAGGGGGCTCTCGTCGCCCGCGAATGCCGCGCCGAACGGGCTGGCGGCAAGGGCGGCGCCAAGGCCGGCACCCACTGCCTTCAACGAAAAGTCACGCCTGGAGATCATCAATCCGCGGTCCTTCGGTTTTCCGGTTTCTCGTATCGTTCTTCTTTACTGGCGGATTCCCGCCGTCGCATGCCCGGCTCTGATACCATGGATATGGTTAACAGAAGCCGACCGGTGAGGTCGTGCGCTCACACATTTCGGTGAGCCGCGTCCCGAGGCGCCAATCCCGGCCCGGGCAACCGACCTTTTCACTGAAACGAACACGCGTTCACTGAAACGAACACTCGGGCGGCGAAACGGTTCCACCGCACACGCCACCCCTCTAAAGTCAAAGCAATATGGCGTCTTCATGTCACGGGGAAAGATGCCCTCGTTTTTCAACGCATCGCGGCAACGACGAAAAACGCCCCGGCCCTAGAAAGCCGGAGCGTTTTTTTTCGTCTGGAGGTGCCGACGATCAGAGCCTGTAGAGGATCTGGTCGGTCCAGAAGCGCTCGAGC
Proteins encoded in this region:
- the ribD gene encoding bifunctional diaminohydroxyphosphoribosylaminopyrimidine deaminase/5-amino-6-(5-phosphoribosylamino)uracil reductase RibD, with product MPPAVTRPDAERDRRFMAAALGLARRGLGRTWPNPSVAAIIVAETEDGPVVVGRGVTAAGGRPHAEIVALAEAGTAARGATCYVTLEPCSHHGKSPPCSDALKAAGIARLVSAMEDPNPEVAGGGHRALEAAGVSVAVGIGGAEAREIVRGHILKVTEGRPLVTLKLAVSADGMIGRKGEGQVAITGPEARARVHLMRAEHDAIAVGIGTVLADDPELTCRLPGMADGSPVRIVFDTNARLPLGARMVEGIAAAPVWAIVGKAAPQERVRALQAAGVVVIAAPSAEDGRIDLRIALTLLAARGLTSVMVEGGADLASALLSAGLVDRAAIFSSPGEIGPGGIAAPDMVRAGLALSRFTETETRGFGPDLLRLFAREGD
- the nrdR gene encoding transcriptional regulator NrdR, with the protein product MRCPFCAGDDTQVKDSRPTEDNTAIRRRRVCATCGGRFTTFERVQLRELTVVKSSGRKVPFEREKLLRSVQVALRKRPVDADHIERMVSGIVRQLESSGESEVNAKDIGLLVMDALKSIDDVGYVRFASVYRDFREARDFEAFLGELSGEGHDDADKADD
- a CDS encoding L,D-transpeptidase family protein, with the translated sequence MISRRDFSLKAVGAGLGAALAASPFGAAFAGDESPLNVLMEYKRQSEWSDRFDATIRDQTAVKSDQPTLSPETAAYIEQAIQKYAQISARGGWPRVPGGSKLRIGARDRRVVTLRKRLMVTGDLEQSAGLSDTYDSYVAFAVRRFQLRHGFQPDGVVGNYTLAALNVPVAVRLHQLETNLIRVRSMSGFLGDRYVMVNIPAAEIEAVENGRVHSRHTAVVGKIDRQTPLLASKIHELNFNPYWHVPESIIRKDLIPKMNQDPTYLADNKIRIYDQSGNELTAEQINWHTDEAVNYRFRQDPGAINSMGSVKINFYNKHSVYLHDTPAKTLFGTDRRFHSSGCVRVQNVRELIGWLLETTPDWDRARVDEVIRSGERIDVRIKHPVPIYTTYITAWATADGIVNFRDDVYNRDGAGNLAQNQN
- a CDS encoding DUF6898 family protein; this translates as MTGRRRSSGRTVYFEFIPVGRQVRVAAIDEETGTEVVIFGPASTSQAELERIAMAKLRRRLEATHSDDADPAPGVPPKTYI
- the glyA gene encoding serine hydroxymethyltransferase, yielding MFATPLAEADPAIAAAIADELGRQQHEIELIASENIVSRAVLEAQGSVMTNKYAEGYPGRRYYGGCEHVDVAENLAIERLTKLFSCEFANVQPNSGSQANQAAFMALAKPGDTILGMSLDAGGHLTHGARPNQSGKWFNAVQYGVRRQDHRIDFDEVEALAREHKPQIIIAGGSAYPRHIDFARFRAIADEVGAYFMVDMAHFAGLVAGGAHPSPIPHAHIVTTTTHKTLRGPRGGAVLTNDADIAKKVNSAVFPGLQGGPLMHVIAAKAVAFGEALSDDFKAYARAVVDNAAMLAETLSANGLDIVSGGTDTHVVLVDLRPMGLSGKAAEAAMGRAYITCNKNGVPFDPEKPTITSGVRLGSPAATTRGFGTEEFKQVGEMIIEVLKGLKENGEDGNGAVEAAVRERVKALTGRFPIYQG